The window TATTCGCCGCAGATGCGTATTCTGGTATCGTAGCTGAGTGGCAGCTGGTACGGGTTGGCAGTTGGTGGTTCCTGGTTTGGCAGACCATAGGGAATATGCATTGTCCGCAGAAGTTGCCAGTGGTTAACCTCTGTGCCAAACCAACTTGCGAGTTGCTCTCTGATCTGGTTTTCGAGTTCTGGTGAAGTTTCATTTCTCAGGCTGACCACTGCAACCAGAGTTTCGTTGTTGGGGGCATAGTCCGGTGCAATGAGACTGGGGAAGGCGAGGTTGTTGACCGGGCCCTGGCCCTCACCGTTCAGTATGAGAAAAGGGATTTTGGAAGGCGGGCGCCATTCTCCTGCGTTAAAGTACAGGCAGGTTTCGCCAAGGGGCGAACGAGCCTGAGGCGCTGGTTCTGCTGGTTCAGAAACGGTTTTGAGTAACTCTTTGACCATTGGCAAAGGAGTCGCCAGTACGATCATTCTTGCGTGCAGGGTTGTGCCGTATTGCAAGGTGACCGATCCATTCGTGATACTTGTCACCCGACTGACGTAGCGGATGTTTTCCTGGGGCAGCTCAGCTGCCAACTGGGCGGCTATCTGGCCCATTCCTTTGGCGGGAACCGCCACATCGCCTGCTGCGAACATACGCATGATATATTTCAACACCCGGCTGGAGGCCCGGATTTCCGGATCGAGGCATGCGCCTGCAAAAAAAGGTTGGAAAAACTGTTGGATGAATTGGTGTGAGAACCCCCATTGCTCAAGAAAATCGATGGTGGGTTGCTCCTCTTCCTGAAAAATATCCGGCAGTGTGACCCCGCGAACAGCAATGGCCAGTTTAAGTACCAGATATCTGTCTCTGACGCTGCCGATTGGGGAAGTTGCTGTGGCCAGCAACTGGCTCGGATGACGGCGTGGATCGGCGATGGTATGAAACCTGTCGTTGGCCCTGATTACTATCCCGGACGGATAGGAGCGGAGATCGAGTCGCTGGTAGTCAAGGGTCTTTTGCGCTTCCGGGTAAGCGGTTTGCAACACCTGGAAACCGCGGTCCAGTAGAAACCCCTGCTCCCTGTCAGTGCGAACCCTGCCGCCGGGTTGTTCTTCAGCTTCAAGTAAAATAAATGATTTTTTCCTCCGGTGTACGGCCCTGGCACAGGCGAGTCCTGCCAGGCCTGCGCCTACGATGATAACGTCGTACTCCATCTATGCGATCCTCTCTGCTGGTTCTGTATTCTCCGAACAATTCGATTTCAGTGATGTGATAGTGTTGGTTTGGTCTTCAGGCCGGAGATCCAGCGCTCTGGAAATCCCTCCATACCTTTTGCTGCTCCAAGGAATGCTCCGAGTACCGTTCCTCTCCCCACATTATCTCCACCAGCCATGGTGTTGGCAATAAGTCCCTGTTCTGGATCTTCACTATATTTTAGCGCCAGATAAATCGTTGCCGGCAGGGACTGATCCATATAGCAGGCGGAGGAGAAGTGACGTCTGATTACGGTATCATCAGGAAAATCGAGTAAATGTTTGTAATTATGACGGGCGATACCTGAAGCCGATTTACTGCAGGAGCGATGAATCGCCTCGGGCAACGGCTCGCCCTTCAGGGTACTGATGAGAATGTTTGCAGTAATTTCGGCACCGGTCTCCATAATCGAGCCACGATGGGTAAGTTTGAGATGATCGAGGGCGGCAGGGCAGGCTCTTTCAGGTTCGTCGGCATAGTGGAGTAGAACAGGCAGCATCTGCGACAGGCCGCCAATATGGTGTTCGTCGGTTCTGCCGCAGGCAAGAGGGTGGACACCATGCCCATAGTTGATAAAGAAGTGACGGAGGTACTCCTCAACATAGGTATCATTATGCGTGCCTGGAGTGATAAGGAAATCAATCAGCCGATTCAGCCATTTTTCAGCGGAATATTCAGGTTCCTGCTGTAGAAAATCAAACAACTCGTGTGCTAATTTCAGGTTCAGGGTGTTTTCTCCAGCATCTAAAAACTGGTGGTAATGAATGCCGCGCCGACCCCAATATTGTGCCTGGTCATGGAGAATATCCGCTTTGGAATTCGGGGGAGTGTATGAAGATCTCCAGAGGATAGAATCCGGATGCGGATTTTTAGGTGCGAGATAGTCATGAACCTGACCATAATCCCTACAGAGGGCCTCGGTGTCATAATACCAGTGCACCGGCATGGCCAGGGCATCACCAATGAACATGCCATAGATGGCACCATCTAGCCTGTCATGAAAAGAGAGCTGTCTCTTCATAATAAAGTTCCTTTTGTACGCTCTGTCTTTCCCCGTCCAGTGCTCCGCATTGAGGCGCTGACTAAAAGAAAACGGGTAGTCGCAGAAAGGCCTGAATAGTGAAAGCGTTGACAATATCGATGAAAAACGCTCCGACGAGTGGAACTATGAGTAAAGCCCGCACCGACGGCCCGTGTTTTTTTGCGACTGCATCCATGTTCGCTATGGCAACAGGAGTTGCCCCGAGGCCCATGCCAAAAAAACCACCGACAATCATTGCCGCATCGTAATCGCTGCCCATCATCCTGAAGACAATGAAAAAGCCAAATAACATGGCGAACATCGCCTGAAAAATCATAGTGGTGAAGAGGAGGATGAATGAATCCGCCAGAGAAAGCAGATCCATACTCATCAGGCTCATGGCAAGAAAGAGTTGTAGGCATACTCCGCCGATGAGGTCGATTCCCTCATGGTTCAGGTCGATTTTAGTGGTATCGGCGAGGTTGGTCAGGAGCACTCCCACCATCATCGCAGTGAGAAAACCCGGCAGGCGGATATTGTATTCGAAGAGATAGCGGTTTACGGCATCACCGACACCCAGGCAGAGGGCCAGGCAGAAAATGGTGAAGATAATGTCGTCGATGGTTACCCTGTGGTGCGGTTTGCCGGTTTCGTCGGTTTGAATGGCAGCAGCCTCTTCAAGATCGGCCTGGCTCGGTTGAAGGTTATGTCTCAGGATGAGCAGACCGGCAAGTGGGCCGCCGAACAGTCCTCCTAGAATCAACCCAAAGGTGGCGCAGGCGATGCCGAATTCGGAGACTCCCCGTACACCGGTGCTCGCCATGATGTCGCCCCAGGCTACAGCTGTCCCGTGGCCACCGGCAAGAGCTATTGAGCCCCCGAAAAGGCCGAACACCGGATTATATCCCAGGCTTTTTGCCACCACCACCCCGATTCCATTCTGGAAAACAAGGAATATGCCGCAGGAGATGGTAAGGATCAGTAAAGCGAGACCGCCCCGCAGCAGGAATTTCAGTTTGGCGTTGAGGCCGATGGTAGAAAAGAAGATGAGCAGCAGCAGGTTTCGCAGATCGAGATTGAAATCAAGCTCTACCACTTCATAAAGGGCTAAGATGGTGATAATGACACTGCAGATAATGCCGCCAGTGACAGATTCGGGGATGTTGTTTCGACGAAGAAATGGGAAGTGTTTGGTGAGAAATGTGCCAACATAGAGCACCAGAATCGCAAGAATCAGGATTTGTCGACCAGCAATCTCGTAGGTTGGCATGGCTCTTATCTGAGGTACATGTTAGCTGTAACGGTGATTGTTCAGGTATTGCATTCGCACATCCTCTACCCTAATGCAGAATTTCCGGAGGTGCAGGGGGGGATTAACTCTTGCGCGGTGTTTGGGTTATCAGGATTGTATCACAACCTGAAACTGATCAGAACGAAATCTGGGCAAGATGACCGGCTACTGGTGGGGATATTTGTCAGGCATGGTGGGCTGGCAACAAAAAACCCCGGATACCTCTTGGCATCCGGGGATTTGTTTATGTAAACTGGCCAGTGACTACCAACTGTCACCAAGGACCAGGCTGGTATCCATGCATTGATTTTTTTGTTCTTCACTCAAACCGGCTTTGGGGTCAAATTTTTCCAGATCCTTGTGGTAGCAGGCATACTCCTTACCATCAACGTCCTGGATCCACTTCATGCTCTGGTACTCTCTTGAAATTATTTCGCCTCTCATGCTCATAACGTCCTCCTTAAGTCAGACGGGGTGGTTTAGATTATCGTCGATCATTTCTTACCGACTTACTTAAACTCATTATCTTCGATTGCGGATAGGGTAGGTTTCAACAGGAACTTAATGTTGCCGATGTTGTCTACCTCGTTCCATGCTTGACAAATTAATTATGGCAAACAGGAAAACAATGGGTACAAGAAGGCAGGACAATGATAGCTAAACCTATCATTGTCCTGCCTTCTTAACTGAGGGAATGGGCGATGGCAAGATTTGAGAATTACTTTACTTCTTTATCAAATTCATGAAAGAAAGTATCAAGGCGGTCATAGAGTTGGTAGAGACTCGACAGGACGATGTGTTCATTTTCCGTGTGCTGTGAGGTATTCCCTTCCGCGCCCACTATCACGCCGGGGATGCCGCGTTGTGATAGATAGCGCGCATCTGAGGCACCATGTTCGAAGCCGACAATGGCGTTGTCGAAGTTGCGTACCAGGAGATCTATATTGGAAGAAGGACCTGTGGCAAACACTGGTTCTTTGGCGAGTATTTCAACCTTGGATTTGATAGATCTTTCTATGCTGGCAAGAATGGCATCCGGGTCATCATGTTCTGTGTAACGTATGTCGAGAAGCGCTTCGGCCCGGTCCGGCACCACATTGATGGAGCCGTTACCCACAGTGAGATTGGACAACACCATGGTTTTATACCAGTGATCGCTGGGCTCGTCCTTGGCCTGTTCGAAAAAGATAGTTTGTAATTCCCTGTAATCCTGTACCAGATTGTCAAAGGCGTTCTCTCCAAGCCATGGCCGTGCTCCGTGTGAGGCTTTACCCGTTGCGGTTATTTTGAGCTGGAGTATACCCTTTTCTTTGTCGACGATAAGTTCCGGGCCACCGCCGTCGATAGCAATGCAGAAATCTGTGCTGATACTGTCTATGAGTGCGCCAACGCCATTGGCGCCGCCGGTTTCCTCATCACCAGAGAGCAAAAGACCAAATTGCATATCCTGTTGGTTGCCGCCCCCGCTTTTGATCACATTCAAATGTTCTCTGAAGAGTATCAGGGAGAGGGCTACGGCATATTTGTCATCAATTGAGCCCCTGCCAAAAAGGCAGCCATTTTCTATCCATGGTTCAAACAGTTCTGTGTTTTTCACCTCCACAACATCAAAGTGGCTCATCACCAACAGCGGCGCATTCCCTGGTTGAGGCAAAACAGATATGGAAGGCACATCATTGATGCTGTGTCGATCAAAGTCGATATTGTTGGCCTTCAACCACTGGGAGATGAAATCTGCACACTGATGAATGTCATCTCTTCGTGAGGAGGTGGAAGGAATCCTGATAAGCTTTTTGGTAAGTTCAATCAATTCAAGATGGATCTGGTTTTCCGGCAGGGTTTTCACGCTATCTAACCTTTGCTGTTTCATGCAGCTGAAAATATGGGAAATCACATAAAGCAGAGGTGTCACCATCTGCCTGGTAGATGATATCATTAAAAGGTGAAGAGCGAAGTAGTAATCAAAATCGTATGGGAATTCAAAGATAATTGGCCGGTAACAGTATTTTCCAATACCTGAATATCACAGGAATGGCCATGAAAGCAGGGAGGTAGTAGAGTAGTCATTTTCTTGATATCATATTCCTTATACGCTAAAACAGATAGTTAACTGTTGGTTGCAGGGCAGGGTTGAGGGAAGGGTATAGCAGAGAACATCAAGCTTTTCAGAGGTCGTCTGAATATTATGCGCACCAGAATAAAATGGCTGATACTTCTTGTTTTGCTTACGCTTGTGGCTGGTGGAATCTGGTACAAGACACGGCCCAAGCCTATTGAGATACTGGTCGCGCCGGTTGAGCGCGGATTGGTCGCAAAGACTGTGGCTAACACAAGGGCCGGTACGGTCAAGGCGTGCCGCAGGGCGAAACTATCGCCTTCCATTGGGGGGCAGATCGCTTTGCTACCCATCAGGGAAGGAGATCAGGTCAAGGCCGGTGAACTCCTGCTGGAGATTTGGAATGAAGATCTCAAGGCACAACTGGCCCTCGCCGGCCGCGAGGTGGAGGTTGCTCAGGCCAATGCCAATGCTACCTGTTTCTCAGCAGGCGAAGCGAGAAGACAGGCCAACAGGGAAGAGCAGCTCTTCAGCAGAAAGGTTGGTTCTGAAGAAGAAGCCGACCGGGCGGTAACACTCGCCAAATCACTTGAGGCCCAGTGTAACGCAGCCAAAGCAACTGTGCTTCGCAGCAAGGCCAGTGTTGAAGTCGCCAGGGTCAACCTTTCCCGTACCCGCCTCATAGCCCCATTTGGCGGGGTTGTTGCCCAGATCGAGGGTGAGCTGAATGAATACGTCACGCCATCTCCGGTGGGGGTGCAGACGCCACCGGCCGTGGACCTGATAGAAAACGACTGTTATTTTGTTTCGGCTCCTATTGATGAGGTTGATGCGGCTGGCGTGCGGGTTGGTATGGAGGTGCGTATCGGCCTGGATGCTTTTCGGGGCAGGAGTTTTGCCGGTAAAGTGCGGCGCATATCTCCTTATGTGCTTGACCTGGAAAAACAGGCGAGAACCGTGGAGATAGAAGCAGCTTTTCTGAAGGAAAGTGATTTTGACGATTTGCTGGCCGGTTATAGTGCCGATGTGGAGATTATTCTTGCCATCAGTGACAATACCCTGAAAATCCCCACCGAGGCCGTGATTGAGACCAATGGCGACAGGAAAGTTTTTGTATACCAGCCTGCCGGGGACATTGTGAATGAGAGGGTGGTCACCACAGGGCTTGCCAACTGGGCCCAGACAGAAGTGACTTCCGGCCTTGGCGAGGATGAGTTCATCGTCGTCAATATAGACAAACCAGGGTTGCAGGATGGTGTGTCGGTTACGGTGGTGAAAAAGTGATGGGGGTGACCGGGCCATGATTCAGCTTGAAAACATCAGCAAGGTGTTCACCGTGGGGGATGAAAAGGTGCACGCTCTGCGTAATGTGGACCTGACCATCGAAACTGGCGAGTATGTGGCGATAATGGGGCCGTCCGGTTCTGGTAAATCAACCATGCTCAATATGATCGGCCTGCTGGACCGGCCCGACAGTGGTGTATACAGCCTGGAAGGCCAGGATATGACGGCCCTGGATGACAGCCGGCAGGCGGAATTGCGACGGCATAAGATCGGTTTTATTTTCCAGTTTTTCCATCTGGTGCCGAGGATGACGGCAGCTGAAAATATCGAGTTGCCCATGATGCTGGCCGGCCTGGATACACGGGAGCGAAAGAAGCGTATGGAGAGATCGGTGGAAGCTTTCGGGCTTGCCGATAGAGCCGGCCATAGGCCGGATCAGCTCTCCGGTGGCCAGCGACAGCGAGTGGCCATTGCCCGTGCCACTATCATGCAGCCGCATATCCTGCTGGCGGATGAGCCCACCGGTAATCTCGATCGAGTCTCCGGAGGGGAGGTGATCAATATCCTCGAAGAGCTGAACAGTCAGAATATCACACTCCTGATGGTCACCCATGATCCGGAACTGGGCCGACGGGCCAGAAGGCAAATTCATATGGTGGATGGTCAGATAGAGACCGACAACTCTTCTCCCACGGGTTAACCGAACGAGGTACGGTAAAGGGTGCACCTCTACGATATCATACGTTTTGCATTCCGGGCTGCTTCCGGGTATCCGACCAGAACCCTGCTTATGCTGCTGGCCATGGCTATTGGCGTCAGTTCGGTGGTAGTGCTCTCAACCCTGGGAGACGGGGCAAAGCAGTATGTGCTCGACCAGTTTTCTTCTCTGGGGACAAACCTGGTCATCGTACTGCCCGGCCGCTCCGAGACCGTTGGCGGGCCGCCTCCGCTGCTTGGGGTCACGCCACGCGATCTCACGGTGGATGATGCCATGGCGCTGACCCGTTCTGCCAATATCCGTTATGTGGCGCCGGTGGTTTTCGGTTCCGCGCCTGTCTCCTACAGCGGGCTTCAGCGTGATACCCCCATACTCGGCTCTACCTCTCAGCTCTTTTTTATCCGCCAGCTCGAGATGGGCCGTGGCCGTTTTTTGCCGGAGGCTGAGGCTAATCGTGCAGCACCTGTCTGTGTTCTCGGTGACAGCACCAAAAAAGAATTGTTCGGCAACAAACCTGCAGTGGGTGAACGTATTCGCATTGGTGATAATCGTTTCAGGGTTATCGGGGTATTGGCAGAACAGGGGGAATCGTTAGGTATTGATCTTGGCAATGTGGTGATGATCCCGGTTGCCTCGGCCCAGGCTCTCTTTGATACCACCTCTCTGTTTCGCATTATGGTGGAGGCAAATGACCGGGAAGCGATCGGCCGGGCCAGGGACACCATTGTCAGAATCATGAAAGAGCGTCACGATGGGGAGGATGATGTCACGGTCATCACCCAGGATGCGGTGCTGGCGACTTTTGATCGAATTTTTACGGCTCTTACCCTGACCGTCACCGGCATCGGGGCTATCTCAATTGCGGTGGCTGGTATTTTGATTATGAATGTGATGCTTATTGCCGTCAGCCAGCGGCGCTCCGAAGTTGGGCTCTTGAAAGCAATTGGCGCTCCGAACAGTGAGATCGTCATCCTCTTTCTGGCTGAGGCGGCAATACTCTCGTTTATCGGCGCTGTGGCCGGTTTGATTGTGGCCGCCGGTGCTGTCTGGCTGATTGAGTACATTCTGCCCCAGTTTCCTCTCTCCATCCCACCATGGTCTATCGCTGTAGCGGTTGCTGTGGCCTTTACCACCGGCCTTATATTCGGCGTGCTGCCGGCGTTGCGGGCGGCGCATCTCGACCCGGTGCTGGCGCTCTCAAGGAGGTGAGCATGCAACCGAGAGATATCCTCAAACTTTCTCTTACCTCATTGCTCGATCAGCGCCTGCGCAGCTTTCTCACTATTTTGGGCATAGCGGTGGGTATAGCCTCGGTAGTGCTGCTCACCTCCATCGGTGAAGGCATACATCGTTTCACTCTTGCCGAATTCACCCAATTCGGCACCAACCTGATCGGTATCAACCCCGGTAAGGCAACAACTCTCGGTACTTCCGGTGCTGTTATAAACAATGTTCGGCCGCTCAGCATGGAGGATGAAGAGGCGTTGGCAAGGATACCGGGAGTGGTTGATACAGTCTCTGTCGTCCAGGGGAACGGCGCGGTGAAATTTGGTAAACGCAGCCGTCGCACCACTATTTACGGGGTAGGCCCGGCAGCGACCAGGGTCTGGCAGTTACCAGTGGCACAGGGGCGATTTTTACCAGCCGATGATAATCGGGCTCCCCGCTCTTTTGTGGTGCTTGGGGCTAAAGTAAAACGAGAGATTTTTAAAGATACGAATCCATTGGGGCAGCTGATCAGAATAGCAGGCGAACGCTATCGGGTAATCGGGGTAATGGAGACCAAAGGCCAGATGCTTGGCTTCGATCTTGATGATGCGGTGTATATCCCAACCCAGCGGGCCATGTCGATGTTCAATCTGGAAAGCCTGGTCGAGATAGATCTGCTGTATAAGGCTGGTTTGCAATCGAGTACCATCGCTGAAAAGGCCAAAAAGGTTTTGATCAACCGCCACGGTACGGAAGATTTCACGATCACCACCCAGGAGCAGATGCTTGAAGTGCTTGGCTCTGTACTCGATATTCTCACTCTTGCTGTGGGCGGCCTCGGTGCAATCTCGCTCCTGGTGGGCGGGGTAGGGATAGTCACCATTATGACCATCGCAGTAAATGAACGTACCCCGGAAATAGGTTTGTTACGTGCCATCGGTGCCGAGCGTAAACAGATCCTGTTAATCTTTCTGGGAGAGGCGGTGGTATTGGCGGGGCTGGGGGGGCTGGCTGGCTTGATAATGGGAACCGGGATAGCCTGGCTTCTTGAGTTTTTCATACCGGCACTACCCACTCATACACCTTGGATTTATGCCGTTTATGCCGAACTCCTGGCAGCGGTAATTGGCTTGTTGGCAGGAATATTGCCTGCACGCAATGCTGCAGGGTTGAATCCCATTGAGGCCTTGAGGGCTGAGTGAAAAAAAAGCAAAAGAGCACGTTAGCCGATGAATTCAACCGGAAGCAGGATAACTCAGGATAATCCGGTAAAGCTCGCCACTCATGTATCACAGGCCGATTGATGTTTGTTGACGACAATATTCAATAGACACCATTCGGCCTGTTACCACGTTTTAACCAGTGCAGATATTTAAGCTGCTGCATAGAGCGTTTTTCCGTTCGTGTTACAGGGAACTTATCCGCGTCAGTATAGTTCGAATTTGATGAGTTCTTTGTGCTCATGAACTATTTCGCTGCTCTTGCCGCTGATGAAATAGGTAACGGTGGTGGTAATTTCGACCTGTTCCACATCAGTGTCAAAGTTCATAAGAAATTGCTCTCTGGCTTTTTGCATAGGCTGTAAGGTCAGATCGATTATATCTTTTATCTGCCACGCCCCGTAACGCATACGACTTTGCATATCGCGACCAATTTCAAAATAGGTTTTGCTGGCGGTGAAGAGTATTTCCTGGTCTGAAGATTGAGCTTGTGGGTTACGTGCGGTCACTTCCAGGACCACTTGGCCGGACCAGAGTCAGCCGTCCGGAACTCTGTGTCCTGTTTTGTTGTCTATAAAAACAGTGACCACGGCTGACGGGACCCAGAGCTTTTCGTCTTTAACACCTTCAAGTTTGCCAGGGAGATGCTGATATGGGGTTATCTCAACCTCCAGACCAATGCCCTGGCGAACTGTGTCAATATCGTGGCCTCCCGGAAAAAGATGGCCTTTCTCCAGGTGGCAGTCCTGACAGGTTTTACTGCCGCCGTTGGCGATATAACTGTTCTGGTAACTTCCAGAGAGTGTATTGCAGTTAATTGTTTCCCCATCTGATGCTTTATAGATCCCATGGCACTGCATACAGAATGCTGATTGCACCAGATCGTCAGATTTTAAGGTCTCGTGTGCACCGTCGGTTTCATCGCCTCTCGGACCATAGATCATGCCTTGCTCTGCCGGGCCGTTATACCCGCGTGCCACTTCAGTTGCTTTGATATTATGGCAGGCCAGGCAACCGACATTGAGTCGGGCGAGTTGCTCTTTGGCGGCTTTGCTGGCGGCGCTGTCTTTTTCCTTGAAGGCGGTGACAATCATCTCACCTATCTCAATTGCCAGCTTCTCGCTGGCAAAGTTGATGACTGGGGCGTGGCAGTCCAGACATTTGAGTAACTGTCCTTTGGTGAGTGGGGTCTCCCACTCTTTCTTGAGGCCGATCTCAATAAAATTGTGGATTCCCCCCAGTGAGGAAACAACAGATTTGGCATGCCACGAATCACTCCATTGGGCATGGACTTCCTCGTGACATTCCATGCAGCTACTTTCATCAAACATTTCCAGCAACTCGTCAATTGTATCTGCCTCTTTGGGGCTGGCCTGAGCTCCTGCTCCAATTAGGAGCAGGAGGATAAATATAGTCAGACTCGTCAGTTTGTGTGCGGTTCCCATGACTCCTCCTTATTGGTTAGAGTGGCAAATAAAAATATCGCAGGGGAAATCGTTCAATCTCCCGATTTATAAGGGGAGAAAATAACAGAAAGAGAGCAGTAGCCTTACTTGGTTGTAGCAGTTAACGAGTCTGTGTATTCGAAAGTATGTGTTATATCAAGTTGTTGCCAGGGTAATTCCAAAAAGGGGGAATGCGTCTGCTGTTTCGGTTTTTCTTACATCTACTTAAATTATACTACGCTCTTAGAGCGAGAATTAGAAGGGAGAGCTGGGAAGGGCAGGCATATGTGCTTGTCTATGGGACTCTCGGCTCCGAGTTGCCATGTTGCTGTCTGCTCATATTCAGAAGTGAAAAAAGCGGAAGTTCCACTTTGTTGTCACTCCATTCCAGAACTGTCCCTGGGTTATGGAATGTTTACCACTGAACTGGAAGGTAATAGAAGAAACATTTTGGGTAAAGTTGAAGCAAAAACGTTCTTATGGGAAGTTGTCATTCGCTCCTCCATAAAGAAAGTTTTGATCAGTTCATTATTGAAACACCGTTGATTTAAATAGTTCCGGCGCAGTGATTTTCGTGGCCGTTCTGATCATCATCGCCTTTTGTGGTGAAATTTCTTTTCGTCAGCTGCACCCCGGAGAAGGGAGGGTGGGCCGGGTCAATACCACTGTCCAGCACTGCCACCCCGATACCTTTGCCGGTGCAGGGTGTCTCAAAAGCTCCCACGGCACCGAGTCCCAAGGGGATGCTGCTGCTTTCAGTTTCTCAAGAAGACCTGATCCTGACCAAGGCGATCATTTTTATTGGCATGGGCATAGTCAACGCACGGGTTCTGGGATCTCACCGTATGTCATTACGCTCTTTCAGGGAGGGTTCTGGCTGAAGATGTTCGATGTCATCGGCGGTTCGGCAGATACCCCAATTGTTGCTGCCCAACGGCCCAGATGTTCCAGAGTCGGTCCAATGATCTTGCTTGTACGAAGAATGACTGAGATGGTCAGATTTTTTCATATGTACTGCCAATGTGTTGTGCGGTATCAGGGCTGCGGGTCCATTCCTGGTGAGGCGTGCTTTGAGAGCACGTTGATGTTTGAAGATGATAAATTGCTGTAGTGTCAGTGTTATGGTGGCAAATCAAGGAGGAGGGATTCGGTAATTGCTACTTCTTCCTCGGCTCACGAAAAGTACTACAGATGGGAAAAAGCTTTTGCATTACATTAAATAATTTTTTAATGTAATGCTTCACTGTAGTTATAACTTACAAATTGTGGGGAATTGTTTGTCATGACAACCTATCCTGGGAAAAAATTCTCATGCTGTCGGTTACGGGTTTGCCTTACTGCAGCAATCCTTCTGGTTGCCTTATTTACCTCAGGCTGTGCTTTGAATGCAGGTCGGGAGCAGGATCTACTTGTACCGATTGACCAGAGCACATTTCTCGACCCCAGAAGCGGTAAGCACTGGATGTTGGAACGTTCAGGCAGGCTTAATAATCCTCATGAAGTACAGCAATATATTCAGGAATTCAGGTCTGGTGCAGGCGAAAGCTGGCGGCTGCCAACTCAACAGGAGTTGTATGATCTCTTCGCCCGGTTCGATTTGAAGGAAAATGGAACTGTCCAGATCAAACTTGAAGGTAATTACTGGCTTACAGACGAAACAGGTAATGTCCATGCTGGAACCTGGGAAATTGGTGATCAATGCGGTCCATCCCGTTCTTTCTTTACTCGAAAAGCGGGTTATGTCAGGGCGGTTCGCCCTTGAATATAAGTAATAATATTGGTGAGTATTATGATGAAGAAGATGTTGTGTGCATGTACCCTTGGTTTGATGATTGCCACTTCTGCCACTGCGGTTTTTGCGTCTGAACAACCAACCCCTGCAGAATTGATCAAGAGTCGGATAGCCGAGGCAAAATCACAGATTAAATCTGTAGACAGTGCAACGCTGAAGACCTGGATCGATACAGGTGAAAAAGAATTTGTTCTTC of the Desulfosediminicola ganghwensis genome contains:
- a CDS encoding ABC transporter permease; protein product: MHLYDIIRFAFRAASGYPTRTLLMLLAMAIGVSSVVVLSTLGDGAKQYVLDQFSSLGTNLVIVLPGRSETVGGPPPLLGVTPRDLTVDDAMALTRSANIRYVAPVVFGSAPVSYSGLQRDTPILGSTSQLFFIRQLEMGRGRFLPEAEANRAAPVCVLGDSTKKELFGNKPAVGERIRIGDNRFRVIGVLAEQGESLGIDLGNVVMIPVASAQALFDTTSLFRIMVEANDREAIGRARDTIVRIMKERHDGEDDVTVITQDAVLATFDRIFTALTLTVTGIGAISIAVAGILIMNVMLIAVSQRRSEVGLLKAIGAPNSEIVILFLAEAAILSFIGAVAGLIVAAGAVWLIEYILPQFPLSIPPWSIAVAVAVAFTTGLIFGVLPALRAAHLDPVLALSRR
- a CDS encoding S8 family serine peptidase; this translates as MGAFETPCTGKGIGVAVLDSGIDPAHPPFSGVQLTKRNFTTKGDDDQNGHENHCAGTI
- the extKL gene encoding multiheme c-type cytochrome (seleno)protein ExtKL; amino-acid sequence: MGTAHKLTSLTIFILLLLIGAGAQASPKEADTIDELLEMFDESSCMECHEEVHAQWSDSWHAKSVVSSLGGIHNFIEIGLKKEWETPLTKGQLLKCLDCHAPVINFASEKLAIEIGEMIVTAFKEKDSAASKAAKEQLARLNVGCLACHNIKATEVARGYNGPAEQGMIYGPRGDETDGAHETLKSDDLVQSAFCMQCHGIYKASDGETINCNTLSGSYQNSYIANGGSKTCQDCHLEKGHLFPGGHDIDTVRQGIGLEVEITPYQHLPGKLEGVKDEKLWVPSAVVTVFIDNKTGHRVPDGULWSGQVVLEVTARNPQAQSSDQEILFTASKTYFEIGRDMQSRMRYGAWQIKDIIDLTLQPMQKAREQFLMNFDTDVEQVEITTTVTYFISGKSSEIVHEHKELIKFELY
- a CDS encoding DUF1566 domain-containing protein; the protein is MTTYPGKKFSCCRLRVCLTAAILLVALFTSGCALNAGREQDLLVPIDQSTFLDPRSGKHWMLERSGRLNNPHEVQQYIQEFRSGAGESWRLPTQQELYDLFARFDLKENGTVQIKLEGNYWLTDETGNVHAGTWEIGDQCGPSRSFFTRKAGYVRAVRP
- a CDS encoding ABC transporter permease; its protein translation is MQPRDILKLSLTSLLDQRLRSFLTILGIAVGIASVVLLTSIGEGIHRFTLAEFTQFGTNLIGINPGKATTLGTSGAVINNVRPLSMEDEEALARIPGVVDTVSVVQGNGAVKFGKRSRRTTIYGVGPAATRVWQLPVAQGRFLPADDNRAPRSFVVLGAKVKREIFKDTNPLGQLIRIAGERYRVIGVMETKGQMLGFDLDDAVYIPTQRAMSMFNLESLVEIDLLYKAGLQSSTIAEKAKKVLINRHGTEDFTITTQEQMLEVLGSVLDILTLAVGGLGAISLLVGGVGIVTIMTIAVNERTPEIGLLRAIGAERKQILLIFLGEAVVLAGLGGLAGLIMGTGIAWLLEFFIPALPTHTPWIYAVYAELLAAVIGLLAGILPARNAAGLNPIEALRAE